A section of the Pseudomonas flavescens genome encodes:
- the rsmA gene encoding 16S rRNA (adenine(1518)-N(6)/adenine(1519)-N(6))-dimethyltransferase RsmA produces MSEPYQHRARKRFGQNFLHDAGVIHRILRAIHARDSEHLLEIGPGQGALTEGLLNSGARLDVIELDLDLIPILEAKFGNEPRFRLNQGDALKFDFARLQAEPGSLRVVGNLPYNISTPLIFHLLANAHLIRDMHFMLQKEVVERLAAGPGGGDWGRLSIMVQYHCQVEHLFNVGPGAFNPPPKVDSAIVRLTPHKQLPHPAKDHHLLERVVREAFNQRRKTLRNTLKALLPASEIEAAGVDGSLRPEQLDLAAFVRLADQLAEQPAPSLT; encoded by the coding sequence ATGTCCGAGCCTTACCAACACCGTGCGCGCAAACGCTTTGGCCAGAACTTCCTTCACGATGCCGGCGTGATCCATCGCATCCTGCGCGCCATCCATGCCCGTGACAGCGAACACCTGCTGGAGATCGGCCCGGGCCAGGGCGCACTGACCGAGGGGCTGCTGAACAGTGGCGCCAGGCTCGACGTGATCGAGCTGGATCTCGACCTGATCCCCATTCTGGAAGCGAAGTTCGGCAATGAACCGCGTTTTCGCCTGAATCAGGGCGATGCCCTCAAATTCGACTTCGCCCGCCTGCAGGCCGAGCCTGGCAGCCTGCGCGTGGTCGGCAACCTGCCCTACAACATCTCCACACCACTGATTTTTCACCTGCTTGCCAACGCCCACCTGATCCGCGACATGCACTTCATGCTGCAGAAGGAAGTGGTCGAGCGCCTGGCTGCCGGCCCTGGTGGCGGCGATTGGGGTCGCCTGTCGATCATGGTCCAGTACCATTGTCAGGTTGAACATCTGTTCAACGTCGGCCCCGGCGCCTTCAACCCGCCCCCCAAGGTGGACTCGGCCATCGTCCGGCTCACGCCGCACAAGCAGCTGCCGCACCCGGCCAAGGACCATCATCTGCTCGAGCGGGTGGTGCGCGAAGCTTTCAACCAGCGTCGCAAAACCCTGCGCAACACCCTCAAGGCCCTGCTCCCAGCCAGCGAAATCGAGGCGGCTGGCGTCGACGGCAGCTTGCGCCCGGAACAGTTGGATCTGGCCGCCTTCGTGCGCCTGGCCGATCAGTTGGCGGAACAACCCGCCCCTTCGCTCACCTGA
- the pdxA gene encoding 4-hydroxythreonine-4-phosphate dehydrogenase PdxA, with protein MTNCLRFALTPGEPAGIGPDLCLLLATQRQAHALICIASSALLKARAVELGLTISLIETAPGNWPQQPAPAGSLYVWDTPLGQPVTTGKLDKANAAYVLQTLTRAGQGCLDGDFAGLITAPVHKGIINDAGIAFSGHTEFLADLTHTEQVVMMLATHGLRVALVTTHLPLKEVADAITEERLQRVTRILHADLRDKFGIAAPRILVCGLNPHAGEGGHLGREEIDIIEPALQRLRGEGIDLIGPLPADTLFTPKHLEHCDAVLAMYHDQGLPVLKYKGFGAAVNVTLGLPIVRTSVDHGTALDLAGSGRIDCGSLQVALETAYEMAQGSRKLQATSHK; from the coding sequence ATGACCAACTGCCTGCGCTTCGCCCTCACCCCCGGAGAACCCGCCGGCATTGGCCCGGATCTATGCCTGCTGCTCGCCACCCAACGCCAGGCCCATGCGCTGATCTGCATCGCCAGCAGCGCATTGCTGAAGGCGCGCGCGGTGGAGCTAGGGCTGACCATCAGCCTGATCGAAACCGCCCCCGGCAACTGGCCGCAGCAGCCGGCCCCAGCTGGCAGCCTGTATGTATGGGATACACCTCTGGGGCAGCCGGTAACAACCGGCAAACTGGACAAGGCCAATGCGGCCTACGTACTGCAGACCCTTACGCGCGCGGGCCAGGGTTGCCTGGACGGCGATTTCGCAGGGCTGATAACCGCGCCGGTACACAAGGGCATCATCAACGATGCTGGCATCGCTTTTTCCGGCCACACCGAATTTCTCGCCGACCTGACGCATACCGAGCAGGTGGTGATGATGCTGGCAACCCATGGCCTGCGCGTTGCCCTGGTGACCACCCACCTGCCGCTCAAGGAGGTGGCTGACGCGATCACCGAAGAGCGCCTGCAACGCGTGACACGCATTCTGCATGCCGACCTGCGCGACAAGTTCGGCATTGCCGCACCCCGTATTCTGGTCTGCGGTCTCAACCCTCACGCTGGAGAAGGCGGCCACCTTGGTCGCGAGGAAATCGACATCATCGAACCGGCACTGCAGCGCTTGCGTGGCGAGGGCATCGACCTGATCGGCCCACTGCCGGCCGATACCTTGTTCACTCCAAAACACCTGGAACACTGCGACGCGGTGCTGGCCATGTACCACGATCAGGGGCTGCCGGTACTCAAGTACAAAGGCTTCGGGGCTGCCGTGAACGTGACCCTGGGCCTGCCGATCGTTCGCACTTCGGTCGATCACGGCACCGCTCTGGATCTGGCCGGCAGCGGCCGGATCGACTGCGGCAGCCTGCAGGTCGCTCTGGAAACTGCCTATGAAATGGCCCAGGGCAGCCGCAAGCTGCAAGCGACAAGCCACAAGTAG
- a CDS encoding peptidylprolyl isomerase: MKLSECVRPLLLGALFLGTAAHADVQPLNRVVAIVDNDVIMQTQLDARVREVQQTIAKRGTEVPPANVLTQQVLDRLIIENIQLQMGERSGIRISDEELNQAITTIAQRNGMSVEQFRAALAQDGLSFNEARDQVSREMVISRVRQRRVAERIQVTDQEVKNFLASDLGKMQLSEEFRLANIVIPVQEDASSDALQTAERRAQDIYQQARQGADFGQLAIANSASETALDGGEMGWRKAAQLPPPFDSMLGAMSVGDVSEPIRTPGGFILLKVLEKRGGEAATVRDEVNVRHILIKPSEIRSEAEAQVLAERLYQRIQSGEDFAELAKSFSEDPGSALNGGSLNWIDPNALVPEFREVMNNTASGEVSKPFKSQFGWHVLQVMGRRATDSSEQMREQQALNLLRNRKYEEELQTWLRQIRDEAYVEIKL, encoded by the coding sequence ATGAAGCTTTCTGAGTGCGTGCGCCCGCTGCTGTTGGGCGCGCTGTTTCTGGGTACCGCGGCACACGCCGATGTACAGCCCCTCAACCGCGTGGTGGCGATCGTCGATAACGACGTGATCATGCAGACCCAGCTCGACGCCCGTGTCCGCGAGGTTCAACAGACCATCGCCAAACGCGGCACCGAGGTGCCACCGGCCAATGTGCTGACCCAGCAGGTGCTGGATCGTCTGATCATCGAGAACATTCAGTTGCAGATGGGCGAGCGCTCCGGCATTCGCATCAGCGACGAAGAACTCAACCAGGCCATCACCACCATTGCCCAGCGCAACGGCATGAGCGTCGAGCAGTTCCGTGCTGCACTGGCTCAGGACGGCCTGTCGTTCAACGAAGCCCGTGATCAGGTCTCCCGCGAGATGGTCATCAGCCGCGTGCGTCAGCGTCGAGTGGCCGAACGCATCCAGGTGACCGATCAGGAAGTGAAGAACTTCCTGGCCTCCGATCTGGGCAAGATGCAGCTTTCGGAAGAGTTCCGCCTGGCCAACATCGTCATTCCGGTGCAGGAAGATGCCTCCTCCGATGCCCTGCAGACCGCCGAACGGCGTGCTCAGGACATCTACCAGCAAGCACGTCAGGGCGCCGACTTCGGCCAGTTGGCCATCGCCAACTCGGCCAGTGAAACGGCGCTGGACGGCGGCGAGATGGGCTGGCGTAAAGCCGCTCAACTGCCACCGCCGTTCGACAGCATGCTGGGCGCCATGAGCGTCGGTGACGTGAGCGAACCGATCCGTACGCCAGGCGGCTTCATCCTGCTCAAGGTACTGGAGAAGCGTGGTGGCGAAGCAGCGACCGTCCGTGACGAAGTGAACGTACGCCATATCCTGATCAAGCCCAGCGAAATTCGCAGCGAGGCCGAAGCTCAGGTTCTGGCGGAGCGCCTCTACCAGCGCATCCAGTCCGGCGAAGACTTCGCCGAACTGGCGAAAAGCTTTTCCGAAGACCCGGGCTCGGCCCTCAATGGCGGTAGCCTGAACTGGATCGACCCCAACGCGCTGGTCCCCGAGTTCCGCGAAGTGATGAACAATACCGCCAGCGGTGAAGTTTCCAAGCCTTTCAAGAGCCAGTTCGGCTGGCACGTGCTGCAGGTCATGGGCCGTCGCGCCACTGACAGTAGCGAGCAGATGCGCGAACAGCAGGCGCTGAACCTGCTGCGCAACCGCAAGTACGAGGAAGAGCTGCAGACCTGGCTGCGCCAGATCCGCGACGAAGCCTATGTGGAGATCAAGCTGTAA
- a CDS encoding LPS-assembly protein LptD: MAVKYPAFRKKFPLLVTGGLLALQPFASPFATAAEQFDCQASPAGGWACAPKTSTANLPTRPTHSTNAVSAGTTAAATAKPGTKAAPTQVTESGGRALASRSADYSHLDWVPREQLTSAQLAEIGPSCSGSYIEPSRPGMNDTTPMSEAPMFVSARASRYQQEEQVATLAGDVVVRQAGMQVEADEANLHQAENRGELVGNVRLRDKGALVVGDRAELQLDNGEARIDNAEYVMHAAHVRGSAAYAKREETAIIRLKDGTYTSCEPGSNAWHLTGNNITLNPATGFGTATNVTLRVKDFPVFYTPYIYFPIDDRRQSGFLPPSFGSSSSNGLTLQTPYYFNLAPNFDATLYPTYMADRGLLLEGEFRYLTRNSEGQVGAGYLDDSNDDRKLQSGYKDQRWMYSWQHRQGLNDRLLAEVDYTDISDPYYFQDLNTDLGIETSTYVNQRGTLTWRGDSYTARLNAHAYELATITDVTPYDRLPQITLDGKLPFEPGGLNFTYGTELVRFDRDLRSGNYIDQNGNSEGPWNDVNIQGLARSNGTRMHVEPAVSLPLDWSWGFIKPQIKYLQTNYDLDIDQRGKDTLLADEQYSSSQNRGVGMFSVDSGLYFDRQTSLFGREARQTLEPRLFYLYVPEEDQTDIPVFDTGESSFNYASLWRENRFSGKDRIGDENKISLGVTSRWIESNGFERQRFSIGQAFYFEDRQVQMPGIDYRTRDEAQSSVSPYALEYMYRYNQDWRFTSDFNWDPDAHRTRSGSAMFHYQPADNPRKIVNVGYRYRNDTLNYDQSTGRWGFGSDYGTETLADGSANPNFIKDYYKISQHDFSVIWPLGPQWSVISRWQYDYGRNRTLEAFGGFEYDSCCWKLRVINRYWIDYDEVSLNPSRNDEPDNGIFLQIVLKGLGGVTGSNVETFLDQGIQGYRKREDEAF, translated from the coding sequence ATGGCAGTAAAATACCCCGCTTTTCGTAAGAAATTCCCGCTTCTGGTAACGGGCGGCCTGCTGGCCCTGCAACCCTTCGCCAGCCCATTCGCCACTGCTGCCGAACAGTTCGATTGCCAGGCTTCGCCTGCTGGCGGTTGGGCCTGTGCGCCGAAAACCAGCACGGCCAATCTGCCGACTCGGCCGACGCACAGCACCAATGCGGTGAGTGCCGGCACGACGGCGGCGGCCACTGCCAAGCCTGGGACCAAGGCCGCACCAACGCAAGTCACCGAAAGTGGTGGCCGGGCGCTGGCATCGCGCAGTGCCGATTACAGCCACCTGGACTGGGTACCGCGCGAGCAGCTGACCAGCGCGCAGCTGGCCGAGATCGGCCCATCCTGCTCTGGCTCTTACATCGAGCCGAGCCGGCCGGGCATGAACGACACCACGCCGATGAGCGAAGCGCCGATGTTCGTTTCGGCTCGCGCCTCCCGCTATCAGCAGGAAGAGCAGGTCGCCACCCTCGCCGGTGATGTGGTCGTGCGCCAGGCAGGCATGCAGGTCGAGGCTGACGAAGCCAACCTGCACCAGGCGGAAAACCGCGGTGAACTGGTCGGCAATGTGCGTCTGCGCGACAAGGGCGCCCTGGTCGTCGGTGATCGTGCCGAGCTGCAACTGGACAACGGTGAAGCACGGATCGACAACGCCGAGTACGTGATGCACGCCGCTCATGTACGCGGCAGCGCGGCCTACGCCAAGCGCGAAGAAACCGCGATCATCCGCCTCAAGGATGGTACTTACACCAGTTGCGAACCTGGCAGCAACGCCTGGCACCTGACGGGTAACAACATCACCCTGAACCCGGCAACCGGTTTCGGTACCGCGACCAACGTCACCCTGCGGGTCAAGGATTTTCCGGTGTTCTACACACCGTACATCTACTTCCCGATCGATGACCGTCGCCAGTCCGGCTTCCTGCCTCCGAGCTTCGGCAGTTCCAGTAGCAATGGCCTGACCCTGCAGACACCGTACTACTTCAACCTGGCGCCGAACTTCGACGCCACCCTGTACCCGACTTACATGGCCGATCGTGGCCTGCTGCTCGAAGGCGAGTTCCGTTACCTGACCCGCAACAGCGAAGGTCAGGTCGGTGCAGGCTATCTGGACGACAGCAATGACGACCGCAAGCTGCAGTCGGGTTACAAGGATCAGCGCTGGATGTACAGCTGGCAGCACAGGCAAGGTTTGAATGACCGCCTGCTGGCCGAGGTCGACTACACCGATATCAGCGACCCTTACTACTTCCAGGATCTGAACACGGATCTGGGCATCGAAACGTCCACCTACGTGAACCAGCGTGGCACGCTGACCTGGCGTGGTGACAGCTACACAGCACGCCTGAATGCTCACGCCTACGAGCTGGCCACCATCACCGATGTGACCCCGTACGATCGCTTGCCTCAGATCACCCTGGACGGCAAGCTGCCATTCGAGCCGGGTGGCCTGAACTTCACCTACGGGACCGAGCTGGTACGCTTCGATCGCGATCTGCGTAGCGGCAACTACATCGACCAAAATGGGAACTCCGAAGGCCCCTGGAATGACGTAAATATCCAAGGTCTAGCACGCTCCAACGGCACCCGTATGCACGTAGAGCCAGCAGTCAGCCTGCCTCTGGACTGGAGCTGGGGCTTCATCAAGCCTCAGATCAAGTACCTCCAGACCAACTATGACCTGGATATCGATCAGCGCGGCAAGGACACGCTCCTGGCCGATGAGCAGTACAGCAGCAGCCAGAATCGTGGCGTTGGCATGTTCAGCGTCGACAGCGGCCTGTATTTCGACCGCCAGACCTCACTGTTCGGTCGCGAAGCTCGCCAGACCCTCGAGCCGCGCCTGTTCTATCTCTATGTGCCTGAGGAAGACCAGACCGATATTCCTGTATTCGACACTGGCGAGAGCAGTTTCAACTACGCATCGCTGTGGCGCGAAAACCGTTTCAGCGGCAAGGATCGCATCGGCGACGAAAACAAGATCTCCCTCGGCGTAACCAGCCGCTGGATCGAATCTAACGGTTTCGAGCGTCAGCGCTTCAGCATCGGCCAGGCCTTCTACTTCGAAGACCGCCAGGTGCAGATGCCGGGCATCGATTACCGCACCCGTGATGAGGCGCAGTCTTCGGTCTCCCCTTACGCGCTGGAATACATGTATCGCTACAACCAGGACTGGCGCTTCACCTCGGACTTCAACTGGGATCCGGATGCGCATCGCACTCGTTCGGGTAGCGCCATGTTCCACTACCAGCCAGCGGATAACCCACGCAAGATCGTCAACGTCGGGTATCGCTATCGCAATGACACCCTCAACTATGACCAGAGCACCGGTCGTTGGGGCTTCGGCAGTGACTATGGCACTGAAACTCTTGCGGATGGCTCGGCTAACCCGAACTTCATCAAGGACTATTACAAGATCAGCCAGCATGACTTCTCCGTCATCTGGCCTCTCGGTCCGCAGTGGAGCGTCATTTCCCGCTGGCAGTACGACTACGGTCGCAACCGTACCCTGGAAGCCTTCGGTGGCTTCGAGTACGACAGCTGCTGCTGGAAGCTGCGCGTCATCAACCGCTACTGGATCGACTACGACGAGGTCAGCCTCAACCCCTCGCGCAACGACGAGCCGGATAACGGCATCTTCCTGCAAATCGTCCTCAAAGGCCTGGGCGGCGTGACGGGTAGCAACGTTGAGACATTCCTCGACCAAGGCATTCAAGGTTATCGTAAACGTGAAGATGAAGCTTTCTGA
- a CDS encoding aminoglycoside phosphotransferase family protein produces MPDQDVRLQRLQQWLEPQLQQLFVSKQWGEVPQAPLLPASSDASFRRYFRWEAAGRSLIVMDAPPPQENCRPFVEVAALLARADLNVPHIHAADLEQGFLLLSDLGRRTYLDVIDSDNADSLFAPAIDALLAYQRLPMDTPLPHYDVALLRRELQLFPDWYVARELGITFDAAQQAAWERICTQLIDSALAQPKVLVHRDYMPRNLMISEPNPGVLDFQDAVYGPVTYDVTSLFKDAFLSWPEARVQAWLEDYWQQARAAGIPVQGDVQDFLRASDLMGVQRHLKVIGIFARICHRDGKPRYLADVPRFFAYIDAVLGRRPELAELGELIAQLKHAAGAAR; encoded by the coding sequence ATGCCTGATCAAGATGTACGTCTGCAACGCCTGCAACAGTGGCTCGAGCCGCAGCTGCAGCAGCTATTCGTTTCCAAGCAGTGGGGAGAGGTGCCACAAGCCCCGTTGCTACCGGCCAGCAGCGATGCCAGCTTTCGTCGATATTTCCGCTGGGAGGCAGCAGGGCGCAGCCTGATCGTGATGGATGCACCGCCTCCCCAGGAAAATTGCCGACCGTTCGTCGAAGTGGCCGCTTTGCTGGCGCGCGCGGATCTCAACGTGCCGCATATCCATGCCGCGGATCTCGAACAGGGCTTCCTGCTGCTCAGCGACCTGGGCCGCCGGACTTACCTGGATGTGATCGATAGCGACAATGCCGACAGCCTGTTCGCGCCCGCCATTGACGCCTTGCTCGCCTATCAGCGCCTGCCCATGGATACGCCATTGCCGCACTATGACGTCGCCCTGCTGCGCCGCGAACTGCAATTGTTTCCGGATTGGTATGTCGCCAGGGAGCTGGGCATCACCTTCGATGCCGCGCAGCAGGCTGCCTGGGAGCGCATTTGCACGCAGTTGATCGACAGCGCCCTGGCCCAGCCCAAGGTGCTGGTGCACCGCGACTACATGCCGCGTAATCTGATGATCAGCGAGCCGAACCCCGGTGTGCTGGACTTTCAGGACGCCGTCTATGGCCCCGTCACCTACGATGTCACCAGCCTGTTCAAGGATGCCTTCCTCAGTTGGCCGGAGGCGCGCGTGCAGGCCTGGCTCGAGGATTACTGGCAGCAGGCTCGGGCCGCAGGCATACCGGTGCAAGGCGATGTGCAGGACTTCCTGCGGGCCAGCGACCTGATGGGTGTGCAGCGCCACCTCAAGGTGATCGGCATTTTCGCGCGTATTTGCCACCGGGACGGCAAGCCCCGCTATCTGGCTGACGTGCCGCGTTTCTTCGCCTATATAGATGCGGTACTCGGCAGGCGGCCGGAACTGGCAGAGCTTGGCGAGCTGATTGCCCAGCTCAAGCACGCCGCGGGGGCTGCCCGATGA